One window of the Sparus aurata chromosome 17, fSpaAur1.1, whole genome shotgun sequence genome contains the following:
- the creb3l4 gene encoding cyclic AMP-responsive element-binding protein 3-like protein 4 isoform X1: MDAESGELFLGGGVAADSWQLEAPLSCSDLVFCGSEKPVQDWALDPGCTLNDSEPEDVLHAVDPNEVFPNGPLADPSSESDSGISEDPVVESPVTMVTAVTTATTQPNPATIYQVVYDISGLSGVKTEPGQENMISIELDDWSSQVLFSDSCVVNELPVLPAARLDCSSSFIDPPSPDDDPLYSDLQLTEEEQKLLSQEGVSLPNNLPLTKAEERILKRVRRKIRNKQSAQDSRRRRKEYIDGLESRAAACSAQNKELQRTVEQLEKRNMSLLAQLRQLQSLIKQTVSKGAQTSTCLLIILVSLGLIIMPSFSPFSRRSSADDDDYRPTGVISRNILTDPSSSRPTEDDGNSPPVQSDSSPPPSELTKSELSQSGPADGTDILQEPIETLENTGYDGTVPEGSQSGNSSAVVAGQTEQLAMGLMSVAGKESPDPAKPAHADEM; this comes from the exons ATGGACGCAGAGAGCGGCGAGCTGTTTCTGGGCGGCGGCGTGGCGGCAGACAGCTGGCAGCTTGAAGCCCCGCTCTCCTGCTCCGACCTCGTCTTCTGCGGCTCAGAGAAACCCGTGCAGGACTGGGCGCTCGACCCTGGCTGT ACGCTGAACGACAGCGAACCCGAGGACGTCCTCCACGCCGTCGACCCCAACGAGGTGTTTCCCAACGGGCCGCTTGCCGACCCCTCGTCTGAGAGCGACAGCGGCATCTCTGAGGATCCTGTGGTGGAGAGTCCCGTCACCATGGTGACAGCTGTGACCACGGCGACCACCCAGCCGAACCCGGCAACCATCTACCAGGTGGTTTATGACATCAGTGGCCTGAGCGGCGTGAAGACGGAACCAGGACAAGAGAACATGATCTCCATAGAGCTCG ATGATTGGAGCTCTCAGGTGTTGTTTTCAGACTCGTGCGTCGTCAACGAGCTGCCCGTGCTTCCTGCCGCTCGCCTCGACTGCAGCTCGAGCTTCATCGACCCTCCGAGTCCCGACGATGATCCG CTGTACTCAGACCTCCAGCTGacggaggaggagcagaagcTGCTGAGTCAGGAAGGAGTTTCTCTGCCCAACAACCTTCCTCTCACCAAG GCTGAAGAAAGAATCCTGAAGAGAGTTCGGAGAAAAATCCGCAACAAGCAGTCGGCTCAGGACAGCCGGCGGAGGAGGAAGGAGTACATCGACGGGCTGGAGAGCAG ggcAGCAGCCTGCTCGGCTCAGAACAAGGAGCTGCAGAGGACggtggagcagctggagaaacGCAACAT gtCTCTGCTGGCTCAGCTGCGACAGCTTCAGTCTCTGATCAAGCAGACCGTCAGTAAAGGAGCCCAGACCAGCACCTGCTTACTG ATCATCCTGGTCTCTCTGGGTCTGATCATCATGCCGAGCTTCAGCCCGTTCAGCCGCCGCTCGTCTGCAGACGACGACGACTACAGACCAACAGGAG TTATTTCCAGAAACATCCTGAcagacccctcctcctcccggcCTACAGAGGATGATGGGAACAGTCCGCCGGTCCAGTCCGACTCCTCGCCACCGCCGTCTGAACTCACTAAATCTGAACTCAGCCAATCAGGACCTGCTGATGGCACTGACATCCTCCAGGAACCAATAGAAACTCTTGAAAATACAGGCTACGATGGGACGGTCCCAGAGGGGAGCCAATCAGGGAACAGCTCAGCTGTTGTTGCCGGGCAGACTGAGCAGCTGGCGATGGGTCTGATGTCGGTGGCGGGGAAAGAAAGCCCCGATCCCGCTAAACCCGCCCACGCTGACGAGATGTAG
- the creb3l4 gene encoding cyclic AMP-responsive element-binding protein 3-like protein 4 isoform X2: MDAESGELFLGGGVAADSWQLEAPLSCSDLVFCGSEKPVQDWALDPGCTLNDSEPEDVLHAVDPNEVFPNGPLADPSSESDSGISEDPVVESPVTMVTAVTTATTQPNPATIYQVVYDISGLSGVKTEPGQENMISIELDSCVVNELPVLPAARLDCSSSFIDPPSPDDDPLYSDLQLTEEEQKLLSQEGVSLPNNLPLTKAEERILKRVRRKIRNKQSAQDSRRRRKEYIDGLESRAAACSAQNKELQRTVEQLEKRNMSLLAQLRQLQSLIKQTVSKGAQTSTCLLIILVSLGLIIMPSFSPFSRRSSADDDDYRPTGVISRNILTDPSSSRPTEDDGNSPPVQSDSSPPPSELTKSELSQSGPADGTDILQEPIETLENTGYDGTVPEGSQSGNSSAVVAGQTEQLAMGLMSVAGKESPDPAKPAHADEM, encoded by the exons ATGGACGCAGAGAGCGGCGAGCTGTTTCTGGGCGGCGGCGTGGCGGCAGACAGCTGGCAGCTTGAAGCCCCGCTCTCCTGCTCCGACCTCGTCTTCTGCGGCTCAGAGAAACCCGTGCAGGACTGGGCGCTCGACCCTGGCTGT ACGCTGAACGACAGCGAACCCGAGGACGTCCTCCACGCCGTCGACCCCAACGAGGTGTTTCCCAACGGGCCGCTTGCCGACCCCTCGTCTGAGAGCGACAGCGGCATCTCTGAGGATCCTGTGGTGGAGAGTCCCGTCACCATGGTGACAGCTGTGACCACGGCGACCACCCAGCCGAACCCGGCAACCATCTACCAGGTGGTTTATGACATCAGTGGCCTGAGCGGCGTGAAGACGGAACCAGGACAAGAGAACATGATCTCCATAGAGCTCG ACTCGTGCGTCGTCAACGAGCTGCCCGTGCTTCCTGCCGCTCGCCTCGACTGCAGCTCGAGCTTCATCGACCCTCCGAGTCCCGACGATGATCCG CTGTACTCAGACCTCCAGCTGacggaggaggagcagaagcTGCTGAGTCAGGAAGGAGTTTCTCTGCCCAACAACCTTCCTCTCACCAAG GCTGAAGAAAGAATCCTGAAGAGAGTTCGGAGAAAAATCCGCAACAAGCAGTCGGCTCAGGACAGCCGGCGGAGGAGGAAGGAGTACATCGACGGGCTGGAGAGCAG ggcAGCAGCCTGCTCGGCTCAGAACAAGGAGCTGCAGAGGACggtggagcagctggagaaacGCAACAT gtCTCTGCTGGCTCAGCTGCGACAGCTTCAGTCTCTGATCAAGCAGACCGTCAGTAAAGGAGCCCAGACCAGCACCTGCTTACTG ATCATCCTGGTCTCTCTGGGTCTGATCATCATGCCGAGCTTCAGCCCGTTCAGCCGCCGCTCGTCTGCAGACGACGACGACTACAGACCAACAGGAG TTATTTCCAGAAACATCCTGAcagacccctcctcctcccggcCTACAGAGGATGATGGGAACAGTCCGCCGGTCCAGTCCGACTCCTCGCCACCGCCGTCTGAACTCACTAAATCTGAACTCAGCCAATCAGGACCTGCTGATGGCACTGACATCCTCCAGGAACCAATAGAAACTCTTGAAAATACAGGCTACGATGGGACGGTCCCAGAGGGGAGCCAATCAGGGAACAGCTCAGCTGTTGTTGCCGGGCAGACTGAGCAGCTGGCGATGGGTCTGATGTCGGTGGCGGGGAAAGAAAGCCCCGATCCCGCTAAACCCGCCCACGCTGACGAGATGTAG